One genomic window of Streptomyces spiramyceticus includes the following:
- a CDS encoding radical SAM-modified peptide, FtsH ternary system-associated — translation MTTGHVFTVFTEAIPDLIGPEEYADHPHGNLVRVRIRVTESGIEVIGDALRPRAVEDVLDALGEGPMEQMLCG, via the coding sequence GTGACCACGGGCCATGTCTTCACCGTATTCACCGAGGCGATCCCCGATCTCATAGGGCCGGAAGAATACGCGGACCACCCGCACGGAAATCTCGTCCGCGTCCGCATCCGCGTCACCGAATCCGGGATCGAGGTGATCGGCGACGCGCTGCGGCCCCGCGCCGTGGAAGACGTACTCGACGCGCTCGGTGAAGGCCCGATGGAGCAGATGCTGTGCGGGTAG
- a CDS encoding HesA/MoeB/ThiF family protein yields MTGEDRFARERLVPGWDPDTFAGATAVVVGLGALGNEAAKNLALAGIGRLVLCDPDTVETTNLSRSVLFGPDDVGRPKTEAAAEALRRLSATVVVEPRVRDLAAGVGLGELAAADVVLGCLDSLRSRMRLLGRCALVEAPLVDGATGPWEGEIRLRLDTQEACYGCTLTAHQRSSADVPWSCLDDTTAGPLGTSIGTTALVAAWMTQAALRSVLGTPPPYRMLRIESLTGRTAPVAMTRARDCPHHRPIQGDITPCALNHRATAGELTAVLPGGEPLTWSQFPLPVRCRACQGYAETVGDRAVADTPFSRCDQCGRLRRPRFSNRLRDAAPDARLTELGVPPQEILPVRQPRGEYTWHQLSS; encoded by the coding sequence ATGACGGGGGAGGACCGGTTCGCACGCGAGCGGCTCGTGCCGGGATGGGATCCCGATACGTTCGCCGGGGCCACGGCCGTCGTCGTCGGCCTCGGCGCGCTGGGGAACGAGGCGGCCAAGAACCTGGCCCTGGCCGGGATCGGCAGGCTGGTCCTCTGCGACCCCGACACCGTGGAGACCACCAACCTGAGCCGTTCCGTCCTCTTCGGCCCCGACGATGTCGGGCGGCCCAAGACGGAAGCCGCCGCAGAAGCCCTGCGACGCCTGTCCGCCACCGTCGTCGTCGAGCCCCGGGTGCGCGACCTCGCCGCAGGCGTGGGACTGGGCGAACTCGCCGCGGCCGACGTGGTGCTGGGCTGCCTGGACAGCCTGCGCTCCCGCATGCGCCTGCTGGGCCGGTGCGCACTCGTCGAAGCACCGCTCGTGGACGGCGCGACCGGCCCCTGGGAAGGGGAGATACGCCTGCGGCTCGACACACAGGAAGCCTGTTACGGCTGCACACTGACCGCGCACCAGCGAAGCAGCGCCGACGTCCCGTGGAGCTGCCTCGACGACACGACGGCCGGCCCGCTCGGCACATCCATCGGTACGACCGCCCTGGTCGCCGCCTGGATGACACAGGCCGCGCTGCGCAGCGTCCTCGGCACCCCGCCCCCGTACCGCATGCTGCGCATCGAATCCCTGACGGGCCGCACGGCGCCCGTCGCGATGACCCGCGCACGCGACTGCCCGCACCACCGTCCGATTCAGGGCGACATCACGCCCTGCGCGCTCAATCACCGTGCCACCGCAGGGGAGTTGACCGCCGTACTGCCCGGTGGCGAGCCACTCACGTGGTCGCAGTTTCCACTTCCCGTACGCTGCCGGGCCTGCCAGGGCTACGCTGAAACCGTCGGCGACCGGGCAGTGGCCGACACGCCGTTCTCACGATGTGACCAGTGCGGCCGCCTGCGGCGACCGCGGTTCAGTAATCGCCTCAGGGATGCCGCTCCGGACGCCCGACTGACCGAGCTCGGAGTACCCCCTCAGGAGATCCTGCCCGTCCGGCAGCCGAGGGGGGAGTACACATGGCATCAGCTGAGTTCCTGA
- a CDS encoding effector-associated domain EAD1-containing protein: MASAEFLNGPPEPRDAAGPAPQPEIPISREDRYRLLEVLASIYGTDKEAAGILDRIGFPRGRRPNFVGAKPEETWTEIFVDLSNGVVASPYRQLITIAVRVYSANETLVDLARTYGILPPVAGAPAPAPVPAPQPVPQPAVAPTAPAAAAAAPQAEPMCHVIVRADSENDRRRAATALTALGLRPREVWSTAHAVSFRVDSDQPDVVREGLRDTLFGWTVVAPGQPDYLLHQLFVEGPDGRQFRLIDAPAQQANSDVAAEVVDQYGPGFTDATRSTVIDHVQADGQGRRLDPDATLHESGVQDGDRMRVGFETTAGAVNPLDRQDALYRVRNQIVAYAESHPGFGVSADSALLPTEFEVEFEQLSFGPPTSPGGEPSEITHHVVLIQLGPEFPETAPEVYWLTPVFHPNVFPNYDCEQSRAYAQSKGLVCLGLLAESYQPSLSFGTLCQMLVDMAGFRNYSLFEPTGELGPDGNPRVRGNFYDRTAAQWVEEHQDRISAINGSVAAPTLRDSPRYPNLVEPVDGR; the protein is encoded by the coding sequence ATGGCATCAGCTGAGTTCCTGAACGGCCCGCCTGAGCCCCGGGACGCGGCAGGCCCGGCGCCGCAGCCGGAGATCCCCATCAGCAGGGAGGACCGCTACCGGCTGCTGGAGGTACTGGCGAGCATTTACGGAACCGACAAAGAGGCGGCCGGAATCCTCGACCGCATCGGATTCCCCCGCGGACGGCGCCCCAACTTCGTCGGCGCGAAGCCCGAAGAGACATGGACGGAAATCTTCGTCGACCTCAGCAACGGGGTCGTGGCGTCCCCCTACCGGCAGCTGATCACCATCGCGGTCCGCGTGTACAGCGCCAACGAGACCCTGGTGGACCTCGCCCGTACGTACGGCATCCTCCCGCCGGTCGCCGGCGCTCCGGCTCCCGCTCCAGTGCCCGCTCCACAACCTGTGCCGCAGCCCGCCGTCGCGCCCACCGCCCCAGCCGCGGCGGCGGCCGCGCCCCAGGCCGAGCCCATGTGCCACGTGATCGTCCGCGCGGACTCCGAGAACGACCGCCGGCGAGCGGCGACCGCCCTCACCGCGCTGGGCCTGCGTCCCAGAGAGGTCTGGTCGACCGCCCACGCCGTCTCCTTCCGCGTCGACTCCGACCAGCCCGATGTCGTACGGGAAGGGTTACGGGACACCCTGTTCGGCTGGACCGTCGTCGCACCGGGACAGCCCGACTACCTGCTGCACCAGCTCTTCGTCGAAGGCCCGGACGGCCGGCAGTTCCGGCTCATCGACGCACCGGCCCAGCAGGCGAACAGCGACGTCGCGGCCGAAGTCGTGGACCAGTACGGCCCGGGATTCACCGACGCCACCCGTTCCACCGTCATCGACCATGTGCAGGCTGACGGCCAGGGCCGCCGCCTGGACCCCGACGCCACCCTCCACGAGTCGGGCGTCCAGGACGGGGACCGTATGCGGGTCGGCTTCGAGACCACGGCCGGGGCGGTCAACCCCCTCGACCGGCAGGACGCCCTCTACCGGGTGCGCAACCAGATCGTCGCCTACGCCGAAAGCCACCCAGGATTCGGCGTCAGCGCGGACTCGGCGCTGCTGCCCACCGAATTCGAGGTGGAATTCGAGCAGTTGAGCTTCGGCCCGCCCACCTCCCCCGGCGGCGAACCGTCCGAGATCACGCACCATGTCGTACTGATCCAACTCGGCCCGGAATTCCCGGAGACGGCCCCCGAGGTCTACTGGCTGACCCCCGTCTTCCACCCCAACGTCTTCCCGAACTACGACTGCGAACAGTCGCGCGCCTACGCGCAGAGCAAGGGCCTGGTGTGCCTCGGGCTGCTCGCCGAGTCGTACCAGCCGTCACTCAGCTTCGGAACGCTGTGCCAGATGCTCGTCGACATGGCGGGCTTCCGGAACTACTCGCTGTTCGAGCCGACCGGCGAGCTCGGTCCCGACGGCAATCCCCGGGTCCGCGGAAACTTCTACGACCGCACCGCGGCGCAATGGGTCGAAGAGCACCAGGACCGGATCAGCGCCATCAACGGCAGCGTCGCCGCTCCCACCCTCCGGGACTCACCCCGCTACCCCAACCTCGTCGAACCCGTCGACGGCCGATGA
- a CDS encoding JAB N-terminal domain-containing protein, producing the protein MSTPAGIDVELFRTDDYVRAGRLPLLPLLRSVLEPMVGQSLEGATIELSFLPLTDRAPVRGTPSVINLRGSHGYVQVRIVRGDTVLYQHPHALREIVGRPLQELLGERLPEETHWGFGIRGPGLEKVALVRPKPMAANRVEIAVGGPRRRLFGIEEVPEPEPPVATLQELGIAEPTVEAVSEPVAVVLHSRVHGALTGARPFSREVEEGGFLAGHVHRNAEHPDGHLVEVTVAIPAERTGASLLHFTFTGESYLRIGESLAARARGESLVGWYHTHLFPATDRFGLSSADVDLHTTTFHRPWQVAALVNIDQASRVLRLYRRNGADTMTTAPYWVREP; encoded by the coding sequence ATGAGTACCCCGGCGGGCATCGACGTGGAACTCTTCCGCACTGACGACTACGTAAGGGCCGGGCGGCTGCCGTTGCTGCCCCTTCTGCGCAGCGTCCTGGAGCCCATGGTCGGCCAGTCGCTGGAGGGAGCCACGATCGAGCTGTCCTTCCTGCCCCTCACCGACCGCGCGCCGGTCCGGGGCACGCCCTCCGTCATCAACCTCAGGGGCAGCCACGGTTACGTCCAGGTGCGGATCGTCCGCGGGGACACCGTGCTCTACCAGCACCCGCACGCGTTGCGCGAAATCGTCGGCAGGCCCCTGCAGGAACTCCTGGGTGAGAGGCTCCCGGAGGAGACGCACTGGGGCTTCGGGATCCGCGGGCCCGGGCTGGAGAAGGTCGCCCTCGTCCGGCCGAAACCCATGGCCGCCAACCGGGTCGAGATCGCCGTCGGCGGACCCAGGCGACGCCTCTTCGGCATCGAGGAAGTGCCGGAACCGGAGCCGCCCGTCGCGACCCTCCAGGAACTCGGCATCGCCGAACCCACCGTGGAGGCAGTGTCCGAACCGGTCGCGGTGGTCCTCCACTCACGCGTGCACGGGGCACTGACCGGCGCGCGGCCGTTCTCGCGCGAGGTCGAGGAGGGCGGATTCCTCGCGGGGCACGTCCACCGCAACGCCGAACACCCGGACGGCCACCTGGTGGAGGTGACCGTGGCGATCCCCGCCGAACGCACCGGCGCCTCCCTCCTGCACTTCACCTTCACCGGCGAGAGCTACCTCAGGATCGGTGAATCGCTCGCCGCACGGGCCAGGGGCGAGAGCCTCGTCGGCTGGTACCACACGCACCTGTTCCCGGCCACGGACCGCTTCGGGCTCTCGTCGGCCGACGTAGACCTGCACACCACCACCTTCCACCGCCCGTGGCAGGTGGCGGCCCTCGTCAACATCGACCAGGCGTCGCGCGTACTGCGCCTCTACCGCCGAAACGGGGCCGACACGATGACCACCGCCCCCTACTGGGTGAGGGAGCCGTGA
- a CDS encoding ATP-binding protein, which yields MSKRRLVFASTTPQALRDRCLMAPVDDPDLTLGQLLEEFPALSLTELVDDHLRLPLSRVLVDVLDHPPAPGTPLYLPPGVRLGALSGQAADDEPAGDGEASAPDPVQKPQDRTVAAANAHPKRLSEREAVLIAHDVEISRAAAYLESGLSVLIRCEKLLVEHLAAEIAGRSGRPQQTVRLAESVADAAAAPGGFGPGRRAELLALLHTAVTDAPPEDVVVVPHLDLLAGGSDAALTAEARELTDVLYERSERVLLAFTDPSLVVPEVLAGRFGVRLALDILPREVVTADSERVPLGQALITEAEAELFSGFDPAGLYKYVAGMNAVRLRHAVRFAYHHHAGPDGDQESGRRPTFADLLQELRIFKARTSSAFEVPDVPLSAIGGYKLVKDELQRALDIVGGAADLPEHLRHDLVPRGFIFHGPPGTGKTLFAKAVASKLGATILVVSGPEITDMYVGESERKVRDLFAEARRNAPAVIVFDEFDSIAAQRTGRDDGGSRAGNAVVAQLLTELDGFRPEVPVLIIGTTNRIDLIDDALLRPSRFRPIKIDLPDHSARTAIAEVHAKHFGVAVRPGLLKRIATATDGMNGDEIRSVFRDARAEQLVGGRGVPGARRLGELVGELRRARQQRDLDRAQQQTGRSAAANAAQRSQRAAMIVLAGRQSARTAPAGAAPLDRGDGTTP from the coding sequence ATGTCCAAGCGCCGCCTCGTCTTCGCGTCCACCACACCCCAGGCACTGCGGGACCGCTGCCTGATGGCTCCGGTGGACGACCCGGACCTCACCCTCGGCCAACTCCTCGAAGAATTCCCCGCCTTGTCGCTGACCGAACTCGTCGACGACCACCTGCGGCTCCCCCTGAGCCGCGTGCTCGTCGACGTACTCGACCATCCGCCCGCGCCCGGCACCCCGCTCTATCTGCCGCCCGGTGTCCGGCTCGGCGCGCTGTCCGGACAGGCGGCCGACGACGAGCCCGCGGGTGACGGGGAGGCGAGTGCTCCCGACCCGGTGCAGAAACCGCAGGACCGCACGGTCGCAGCGGCGAACGCGCATCCCAAGCGGCTGAGCGAGCGCGAGGCCGTCCTCATCGCCCACGACGTCGAAATCAGCCGCGCCGCCGCCTACTTGGAAAGCGGCCTGTCGGTACTCATCCGCTGCGAGAAGCTCCTCGTGGAGCACCTGGCCGCCGAGATAGCCGGACGGTCCGGGCGCCCCCAGCAGACCGTACGGCTCGCCGAGAGCGTCGCGGACGCCGCCGCGGCGCCCGGTGGCTTCGGCCCCGGCCGCCGGGCCGAACTGCTCGCCCTGCTGCACACCGCCGTCACCGACGCCCCGCCCGAGGACGTCGTGGTCGTACCCCACCTCGACCTGCTGGCGGGCGGCAGCGACGCCGCGCTGACCGCCGAGGCCCGGGAGCTGACCGATGTGCTCTACGAGCGCAGCGAACGCGTCCTGCTGGCCTTCACCGACCCGTCCCTGGTCGTGCCCGAGGTGCTCGCGGGCCGTTTCGGTGTCCGGCTCGCGCTGGACATCCTGCCGCGCGAAGTGGTCACCGCCGACAGCGAGCGTGTGCCGCTCGGGCAGGCGCTGATCACGGAAGCCGAGGCGGAGCTGTTCTCCGGGTTCGACCCGGCCGGGCTCTACAAGTACGTGGCGGGTATGAACGCCGTCCGGCTCCGGCACGCCGTGCGCTTCGCCTACCACCACCACGCCGGCCCCGACGGCGATCAGGAGTCGGGGCGCCGGCCGACGTTCGCCGACCTCCTTCAGGAGCTTCGAATCTTCAAGGCCCGTACGTCGAGCGCCTTCGAGGTGCCCGACGTGCCGCTGTCGGCCATCGGCGGCTACAAGTTGGTCAAGGACGAGCTGCAGCGGGCGCTGGACATCGTCGGCGGCGCGGCCGACCTGCCCGAACACCTGCGCCACGATCTCGTCCCGCGCGGCTTCATCTTCCACGGCCCGCCCGGCACCGGAAAGACCTTGTTCGCGAAGGCGGTGGCCAGCAAACTCGGCGCGACGATCCTTGTCGTCTCCGGTCCGGAGATCACGGACATGTACGTGGGGGAGAGCGAGCGCAAGGTACGGGACCTTTTCGCCGAGGCACGGCGCAACGCGCCCGCGGTCATCGTCTTCGACGAGTTCGACTCCATCGCCGCCCAGCGCACCGGCCGCGACGACGGAGGCAGCCGTGCGGGCAACGCCGTCGTGGCCCAGCTCCTCACCGAACTCGACGGATTCCGGCCCGAAGTGCCGGTTCTGATCATCGGCACCACCAACAGGATCGACCTGATCGACGACGCGCTCCTGCGCCCCAGCCGGTTCCGCCCCATCAAGATCGACCTCCCGGACCATTCGGCCCGTACCGCCATCGCCGAGGTCCATGCGAAGCACTTCGGGGTGGCCGTACGGCCGGGGCTGCTGAAGCGGATCGCCACGGCGACGGACGGGATGAACGGCGACGAGATCCGCTCGGTGTTCCGCGACGCCCGCGCCGAGCAGCTCGTCGGCGGACGAGGCGTCCCCGGCGCCCGCCGCCTCGGCGAACTCGTCGGCGAACTCCGCAGGGCGCGACAGCAGCGGGACCTCGACCGAGCCCAGCAGCAGACCGGCCGGAGCGCGGCCGCGAACGCGGCACAGCGCTCCCAGCGCGCCGCCATGATCGTTCTCGCGGGCCGCCAGTCGGCCCGTACAGCCCCCGCCGGGGCAGCACCGCTCGACCGAGGGGACGGCACGACACCGTGA
- a CDS encoding AAA family ATPase — translation MSNATPTRHDRTRLLARTFATRLEEVKQGFVERDEVVDLLALATLCREHALLIGPPGTAKTRLIERYCRILDTSPFTYLLTRFTEPAELFGPIDLRKFQDQSVYEVNTSGMLPEARIAFLDEVFQGSSAILNTLLTLVNERNFFTGSKTIHGRLITLLGSSNEIPDDPVLAAFSDRFLFRCRLDYVADDEVEEVLGLGWQAEQQQIRTDPALVDGQFGKAPVKSPVKVAGTDRSQVAFPLADLAVLQQALADIDLSAVRDPYARIVRALRAEGIAFSDRRAVKAQKAFAASALLAGRLRAEISDLAVLTRLWTDPRDEQSLRRIVADHGVPVDTPGRILRDPYDLRIDLRECRNRLALLRTSDEIREMLRLLGRLAAEARRDHPAEQPLLKEISQAQRETLTKLREDFPEE, via the coding sequence GTGAGCAACGCGACGCCGACGAGGCACGACAGGACCCGGCTGCTGGCACGCACCTTCGCCACGCGCCTGGAAGAGGTGAAACAGGGATTCGTCGAGCGCGACGAAGTGGTCGACCTGCTGGCGCTGGCCACGCTGTGCCGCGAACACGCCCTGCTGATCGGGCCACCGGGAACCGCCAAGACCCGGCTGATCGAGCGGTACTGCCGCATCCTCGACACATCACCCTTCACCTACCTGCTCACCCGGTTCACCGAGCCCGCCGAGCTCTTCGGGCCCATCGACCTGCGGAAGTTCCAGGACCAGAGCGTGTACGAGGTGAACACCTCCGGCATGCTCCCCGAGGCCCGTATCGCCTTCCTCGACGAGGTCTTCCAGGGCAGCTCGGCCATCCTCAACACCCTGCTGACCCTGGTCAACGAGCGAAACTTCTTCACCGGCAGCAAGACCATCCACGGCCGGCTGATCACGCTGCTCGGGTCGTCGAACGAGATCCCCGACGACCCGGTCCTCGCCGCGTTCAGCGACCGCTTCCTGTTCCGCTGCCGCCTCGACTACGTCGCGGACGACGAGGTCGAAGAGGTGCTGGGACTGGGCTGGCAGGCGGAACAGCAGCAGATCCGCACCGATCCGGCCCTGGTCGACGGCCAGTTCGGCAAGGCACCCGTCAAGTCCCCCGTCAAGGTCGCCGGAACAGACCGCTCCCAGGTGGCCTTCCCGCTCGCGGATCTCGCCGTGCTGCAGCAGGCGCTGGCCGACATCGACCTGAGTGCCGTACGCGATCCGTACGCCCGTATCGTGCGGGCACTGCGCGCCGAGGGCATCGCCTTCTCCGACCGCCGCGCCGTCAAGGCACAGAAGGCGTTCGCCGCGTCCGCGCTGCTGGCGGGCCGGCTGCGGGCGGAGATCTCGGACCTGGCCGTCCTGACACGGCTGTGGACGGACCCGAGGGACGAGCAGTCGCTGCGCCGCATCGTCGCCGACCACGGTGTCCCCGTCGATACGCCCGGCCGGATCCTGCGCGATCCCTACGACTTGCGGATCGACCTGCGCGAATGCCGCAACCGTCTGGCCCTGCTGCGTACTTCGGACGAAATCCGGGAGATGCTGCGACTCCTCGGACGCCTGGCCGCCGAGGCACGCCGGGACCACCCGGCCGAGCAGCCGCTGCTCAAGGAGATCAGCCAGGCTCAGCGCGAGACGCTCACCAAACTGCGCGAGGACTTCCCGGAGGAGTGA
- a CDS encoding effector-associated domain EAD1-containing protein, which yields MPRTEAMNLTDDEIHELARVFPPGPSARTLLHRAGFPGEHVPSQLGVTPLEFWYTVAAAISAGMVEDGRRQLLVTAGRDFPHNAVFLAVTRARSPVGHVLVVGAGPHGSERVRADRELRAIQQATAGGAIAVDYCPAADVTDLGRVLDVRPDLLHLVCHGEGEQLVFEDPYGDAHRVPARDVAGLLRVYARHAGAELRGLVLASCDSEAVAELFTGVAETVVAHRGPLDDETAVLYARELYGLLEQVPALDDAARIAAEHVAVALGDEYGEQLKANLVVLGPGGER from the coding sequence GTGCCCAGGACCGAAGCGATGAACCTGACGGACGACGAGATCCACGAACTCGCCCGCGTCTTCCCGCCGGGACCGAGCGCCAGGACCCTGCTCCACAGGGCCGGATTCCCCGGCGAGCATGTGCCGAGTCAGCTCGGAGTCACGCCGCTCGAATTCTGGTACACGGTGGCGGCCGCGATCTCGGCAGGGATGGTGGAGGACGGCCGGCGTCAGTTGCTGGTGACAGCGGGCCGCGACTTCCCGCACAACGCGGTGTTCCTTGCCGTGACGCGGGCGCGGTCGCCCGTCGGGCACGTCCTGGTCGTGGGGGCGGGCCCCCATGGGTCCGAACGGGTGCGTGCAGACCGGGAGTTACGGGCCATCCAGCAGGCCACGGCGGGCGGCGCGATTGCCGTGGACTACTGTCCGGCCGCCGACGTCACCGACCTGGGACGCGTTCTGGACGTACGCCCCGACCTTCTGCACCTCGTCTGTCACGGGGAGGGCGAGCAGCTGGTCTTCGAGGACCCGTACGGCGACGCCCACCGGGTGCCCGCACGTGACGTCGCCGGGCTGTTGCGGGTATACGCGCGCCATGCCGGTGCGGAGCTGCGCGGCCTGGTTCTGGCGTCCTGCGACAGCGAGGCGGTGGCCGAGCTGTTCACGGGCGTGGCCGAGACCGTGGTCGCCCACCGGGGACCGCTCGACGACGAGACGGCGGTGCTCTACGCGCGGGAGCTCTACGGCCTCCTTGAACAGGTGCCCGCACTTGACGACGCGGCACGGATCGCCGCCGAGCACGTCGCGGTGGCACTGGGCGACGAGTACGGCGAGCAGTTGAAGGCGAACCTCGTGGTGCTGGGGCCGGGCGGGGAGCGGTGA
- a CDS encoding transposase: MKFRTLEPAGTAPLTGPAAGHDFDSLVSEGCAELLGSLRRADQRRRGEQYIRGLLTAQGRKTARNLAAFVGEGAAEQSLHHFVAGSTWDWGAVRAALARYVDDRLNPEAWVIWPMVVSKAGVRSVGVSRRFVPDLGRVVSCQQSHGLWLASGATAAPVSWHLTLGGGRGGDGGSRQLGAPGALGEEENVVRLVAEAAQASRTSARPVVMDARAAVLPRLVRGLSLVGLPFMVRVGGNLQLASAGGRGLVDHHTATTSAQQLMEQMKRLSRPVEWQGSLSLVAPHAVVLPGVVPRRTLVLMGVWRGNRRRPADLWLTDLTSWDRGALLRLAMLTEQVDADFERVSVGVGMRDFEGRSFQGWHRHVTLASIAHTLRLAQPSARVDFRGVAAV; the protein is encoded by the coding sequence ATGAAATTTCGTACGCTTGAACCCGCCGGTACGGCGCCCCTGACGGGCCCCGCCGCGGGCCACGACTTCGACTCGCTCGTCTCCGAGGGATGTGCGGAGTTACTCGGCTCGCTCCGCCGGGCGGACCAGCGCAGAAGGGGTGAGCAGTACATACGCGGGCTGCTCACCGCCCAGGGGCGCAAGACCGCCCGGAACCTCGCCGCCTTCGTCGGAGAAGGCGCGGCGGAGCAGAGCCTGCACCATTTCGTCGCCGGGTCGACCTGGGACTGGGGCGCGGTGCGGGCCGCGCTGGCCCGCTACGTGGACGACAGGCTGAACCCCGAGGCCTGGGTGATCTGGCCGATGGTGGTCTCCAAGGCGGGGGTGCGCTCGGTCGGGGTGAGCCGGCGGTTCGTGCCCGATCTGGGGCGGGTGGTGAGCTGCCAGCAGAGCCACGGACTGTGGCTGGCCTCGGGCGCGACGGCGGCCCCGGTCAGCTGGCACCTGACGCTGGGCGGCGGCCGGGGCGGCGACGGCGGTTCCCGGCAACTCGGCGCGCCCGGTGCGCTCGGTGAGGAGGAGAACGTCGTTCGCCTGGTGGCCGAGGCCGCCCAGGCCAGCCGGACCTCGGCGCGACCCGTGGTGATGGACGCGCGCGCCGCCGTTCTGCCGCGCTTGGTGCGTGGGCTCAGTCTCGTGGGTCTGCCCTTCATGGTGCGTGTGGGCGGGAACCTCCAATTGGCGTCGGCAGGTGGGCGCGGCCTGGTGGACCACCACACCGCGACCACCTCGGCCCAGCAACTAATGGAGCAGATGAAGCGGTTGAGTCGCCCCGTGGAGTGGCAGGGCTCCCTCAGTCTCGTCGCCCCGCACGCCGTGGTGCTGCCGGGCGTGGTCCCGAGGCGGACCCTGGTGCTGATGGGGGTGTGGCGGGGCAACCGCCGGCGCCCGGCCGACCTGTGGCTGACCGACCTCACGTCCTGGGACCGCGGCGCGTTGTTGCGGCTGGCCATGCTCACCGAGCAGGTGGACGCCGACTTCGAACGGGTGAGTGTGGGCGTGGGCATGCGCGACTTCGAAGGACGGTCGTTCCAGGGCTGGCACCGGCACGTGACGCTGGCGTCCATCGCCCACACGCTGCGGCTGGCGCAGCCCTCCGCGCGGGTCGACTTCCGTGGGGTCGCGGCGGTGTGA
- a CDS encoding dTDP-4-dehydrorhamnose 3,5-epimerase family protein, giving the protein MLITETTVPDVFRIDPEPIPDHRGRFYEAVRQRPLEAAVGHSIAVRQVNFTVSGRNVLRGLHATTLPPGQGKILTCVRGSVLTMVVDMRVGSPSFGRYEAVRQDPRSGTALYLPDGIGLGYVALVDDTCMNYLCTHEYVPGMVIDVDALDPELDLPWDLADTPIRSARDAAAPSLRAAVSAGILPTYEECLRVREPLPAALD; this is encoded by the coding sequence ATGCTCATCACCGAAACGACCGTGCCCGACGTCTTCCGCATTGATCCGGAGCCCATTCCCGACCATCGGGGCCGGTTCTACGAAGCCGTGCGCCAGAGGCCGCTGGAGGCTGCCGTCGGTCACTCGATCGCGGTCCGGCAGGTCAACTTCACCGTCTCCGGGCGCAATGTGCTGCGCGGTCTCCACGCCACCACACTGCCGCCGGGCCAGGGCAAGATCCTCACCTGCGTGCGGGGTTCGGTACTGACCATGGTGGTCGACATGAGGGTGGGGTCGCCGAGCTTCGGACGGTACGAGGCCGTCCGGCAGGATCCGCGGTCGGGCACCGCCCTCTACCTGCCGGACGGCATCGGCCTGGGCTATGTGGCACTCGTGGACGACACCTGTATGAACTATCTGTGCACACACGAATACGTCCCGGGCATGGTCATCGACGTCGATGCGCTGGACCCCGAACTCGACCTGCCCTGGGACCTGGCCGACACTCCGATCCGGTCCGCCAGGGACGCCGCGGCGCCGTCCCTGCGGGCGGCCGTCTCCGCGGGGATCCTGCCGACGTACGAGGAGTGCCTGCGGGTCCGTGAGCCCCTACCCGCCGCTCTTGACTGA